In Columba livia isolate bColLiv1 breed racing homer chromosome 25, bColLiv1.pat.W.v2, whole genome shotgun sequence, the following proteins share a genomic window:
- the DUSP26 gene encoding LOW QUALITY PROTEIN: dual specificity protein phosphatase 26 (The sequence of the model RefSeq protein was modified relative to this genomic sequence to represent the inferred CDS: inserted 1 base in 1 codon) → MFIHQPFSSGGGSGETWPTGSDYNTRSQXGKSQPSQRTVGGSSSRRDLQATLRPSRPHRYALWVSAAPMAFLSRFSRNGTRSPSRGSRDERSKHPILSVFELERLLYTGKTACNHADEVWPGLYLGDQDIAANRRELAHLRITHVLNASHSKWRGGAEYYEGTGIRYLGIEAHDSPSFDMSPYFYPAADFIHQALNEGRILVHCAVGVSRSATLVLAYLMIRHHMPLVEAIKTVKDHRGIIPNRGFLRQLVALDNALRMKRSA, encoded by the exons ATGTTCATACATCAGCCTTTCTccagcggcggcggcagcggggagACATGGCCGACTGGATCTGACTACAACACCCGCTCCC CCGGCAAATCTCAGCCCTCGCAAAG GACCgtgggtggcagcagcagcagaagggacCTCCAGGCCACCCTCCGGCCTTCACGACCCCACAGGTATGCCTTGTGGGTCTCGGCAGCCCCGATGGCTTTCCTGTCCAGGTTCTCCAGGAACGGCACCAGGTCGCCGAGCCGCGGCTCGCGGGACGAGCGCAGCAAGCACCCCATCCTCAGCGTCTTCGAGCTCGAGAGGCTGCTGTACACGGGCAAGACCGCCTGTAATCACGCTGATGAGGTCTGGCCAGGACTCTACCTGGGAGATCA AGATATAGCGGCCAACCGGCGGGAGCTGGCTCACCTGCGCATCACCCACGTCCTCAACGCCTCGCACAGCAAGTGGAGGGGGGGCGCCGAGTACTACGAGGGCACGGGCATCCGCTACCTGGGCATCGAGGCCCACGACTCGCCGTCCTTCGACATGAGCCCCTACTTCTACCCTGCAGCTGATTTCATCCACCAAGCGCTGAACGAAG GAAGGATCCTTGTGCACTGTGCTGTCGGGGTGAGCAGGTCGGCCACCTTGGTCCTCGCCTACCTCATGATCCGCCACCACATGCCCCTTGTAGAAGCCATAAAGACGGTCAAGGACCACCGCGGCATCATCCCCAACCGGGGCTTCTTGCGCCAGCTGGTCGCCCTGGACAACGCCCTGAGGATGAAGAGGAGTGCGTGA